GAACGAAATCGTGCAGGAGTTCGCCGATATGCTGGCGGTGATCGCCGTGGCATCCTCCGACAGCAAAATCACCAAAGACGAGGCGAAGCAGATCCGCCGCCGCTGGGAAGAGCTGAAAAGCGTGACGGAGGGTTTTGTTCACGCTTCCGAGCTGGGGAACTTCTCCGCGCTCAAAAATGAGCTCGAAAACAATCAGTCCTGAGCGGTTTTAGGTTAAAATTGGGATAAGATTAGGATGAAAATTCATCATAAGGGTGCGTGATAGGCGTAGGTCCACCTGTCGATTTACCTACAGAAACCAGTGTTTTGAGCCGTAAACGGGCAGGCGCGTGGGCGGGGTGATGTTAATTGGAGCTTGCAGAATTGGCAGGCAAGTTGCTGAAGTCGGTGCCGGGAGTGCCTTGTATGAATAAAACCCATGCGAGGCCCTTGCCGACCTACACATCAACAAACACAAGCAATGATCAAAAAACTCACTGGTTTGGCGTCCATCGTGGCGCTCGCATCCGTCGCTCAGGCGGAAGTTAAGATTAACGAAAACCTTTCGCTCGATGGTTACGCCATCGGCTCCTACTCGTCCGTCGAGGGTGCTGCCGCTCCGGGCCAGACCACGAACGACACCTTCCTTGACAGCGGCAGCCGCCTGTTCGACTCCGTCAAAGTTGCCGTCAACGGCACCTACGGTGACTTCAGCGGCAAAGTCAGCGTTCTCCTCCAGAGCGTGAACAACACCAGCAACGAGTCGGGCGGCCTCCTCGATGCTTACCTTACCTACACCGCTGGCTCCCTCGCTATCACCGGTGGTAAGTTCAACAGCTGGCTCGGCTACGAGTCCTTCGACTCGCCGAACAACGCTTTCATCAGCTACGGCCTCTCTGGCTACGTCGCCAACTACGCGACTGGCGCCAAGGTTGAATACATCACGGACACCCTGTCCGCTGGCGTTTCCGTTCGTGACTCCCTGACCGCCGGCGACGGCTTCTACCAGGGCGACGGCGACTTCTCCGACAACCTCGGTTACGAAGCCTACGTCCTCTACTCCGGCATCGACAAGCTCACCCTGTTCGCAGGCGCCGGCTTCGGTGACCTCGATGGTGGCGACCTCTCGACCTACAACGCTTGGGCCAGCTACGCGTTCACCGAGAAGTTCTCCCTCGCGCTCGAATACGCCAAGACTGATGACTCCACCGCCGCTGTTTTCGCGGGTGACGTCACCAACTCCTGGCTCCTTCAGGGCACCTATGTCGTCAATGACTCCGTTTCTGTTTCCGGTCGCGTGACCGCTCAGGACACGAAGGCCGGCGACGGTCTCGGCTACGGTGTTGCTTCGACCTACACCATCACCGAGAACTTCGCGGTTAAGGGCGAAGTCACCAAGACCGACTTCAACAATGGCGCTGGCGACGTGTTCACCTACGCCATCCAAGGTTTGTTCAAGTTCTAATTTTTTGGTCTAACCAAAAAATCGGAATTCTACTCATTGCTAGGGCCGGGGCCTAATCGCCCCGGCCTTTTTTGTGCCTGAATAGGACGACTATACATTTTTTCCTCAAGTTGGCAAAGCGGGTGCTATTGGGATGTCACCCCATCTGTCGCCGTTTTAGCGACCAGAGGGTTTAAAATTAACCAAGTCCCAAACACATGTTCAAAGTAACTCAGTTGATGACTGCCGGTGCGCTCGCGCTCGGCACGATGATTGGCTCAGCCCGTGCCGCGGATACCGTCAAAGTCGGTGTTCTCCACTCCCTTTCCGGCACGATGGCGATCAGCGAAACCTCGCTGCGCGACGTGCTGCTGTTTACCTTCGATGAGATCAACGCCAAGGGCGGCGTTCTCGGTAAGAAAATTGAACCGGTCGTCGTTGATGGTGCCTCCAACTGGCCGCTCTTCGCTGAAAAAGCCAAGCAGCTCCTCGAAGAAGACAAGGTCGCCGTGACCTTCGGTTGCTGGACCTCGGTTTCCCGCAAGTCCGTTCTTCCCGTTTACGAAAAGAACAACGGTCTCCTTTTCTACCCCGTGCAATACGAGGGCCAGGAAGAGTCCAAGAATGTGTTCTACACCGCCGAAGCCGTTAATCAGCAGGCCACCCCGGCCATCGATTATCTCCTCGAGCAGGGCTACACCAAGTTCTACCTGATCGGCACCGACTACGTTTATCCTCAAACAACCAACCTCGTGCTGCTGGAATATCTCCTCAGCAAGAAGGTCCCCATCGAGAACATCGGTGGCGGTTTCAAGAAGGATGAGTCCGGCAAGATCATCTCCGCTGGTAAATACACTCCCTTCGGTCACACCGACTACCAGCAGATCGTTTCCGAAATCAAACAGTTCTCCGCTGGCGGCAAAACCGCTGTTGTTTCCACGCTGAACGGTGACACCAACGTTCCTTTCTTCAAGGAATACGCTGCTGCCGGCCTCACCGCCGAAATCGCCCCCGTCGTTTCCTTCTCGATCTCCGAGGACGAATTCCGCGGTCTCCCTGCCAAGCAACTCGTGGGTCAGCTCGGCTGCTGGACCTACTTCCAGTCAATCAAGAGCGACGCCAACAAGGAATTCGTGAAGAACTTCCAGAAATGGCTCAAGACCACGACCGTCCCTGGCATCGTCAAGGAAGGCCGCGTCACCTGCTCGCCGATGGTGCTCAGCTACGACGGTGTTTACCTCTGGAAAGCCGCTGTTGAGAAGGCTGGTTCCTTCGATGTCGACGCCGTGCGCGCCGCCCTCCAGTCAGGCCTGTCCTTCGATGGTCCTGGTGGCAAGGTCACCACCCAGAAGAACATGCATCTCACCAAGAACGTGTTCATCGGTGAAACCACCGCCAAGGGTCAGTTCAAGATCCTCAAGGAGTTCAAAGATGTTTACGGCGAGCCCTGGCTCCTCGGTAAATTCAAGGCTGAGTAAAATTAGCCAATCGGTTTGTGCCATCAGGCACAGGCCTTGCTAGCAGTCCCGTTCATACGGGAGGAGCGGCTCCTTCACAGGAGCCGCTCTTTTTTTTGGCCCGCAGGCCCTCTTATTTATCGATTCCGTGCGCACTTACATCCGGCTGATTTTCACCACTCTTACGCTCTGGCTTGCTGCCAGCAGCTCTCTCTCGGCCGCAGAACCACGCGCCACGTTGGTGGAGGCGATGCTGGCCGATAACGACGCCCGCAAGATCGAGTTGATCACTTCCCTTGCCGGGGAGGTCGATGAATCGATCAAGCCGCTGTTGATCGCATGGCGCGAAGACGGCCTGTATCTTTATGAACCGTCTGGCGCCACTCCGGTGCCGGTTCAATTGACTGGTGAAAAGGATGCCGATGATGCCCGTGCCGCGGTTCGCGTTGATACCGGTGCTCCGCTGGTGGATGCCGAGGGCAAACCGGTCCATCTCGTGGCGGGCGATCTCAACGCAGTAGAGCATACGTCCATGCTCCGGCGTGCGATGAAGGGCGTGCTTGATCTGATCGATATCGGATCTCCCGACGCCAAGAAGCGCCTCCAGGCGATCCAGACTATCGGCTTTGCGCAGGAGACGGATAAGATCCCTGCGTTTCAAAAACGCCTCGCCATCGAGGAAAATTCAAAAGTGCGCCGTGCGCTGCGCGAAGCCATTGCGGTCACGCAACTCAAGGATCCGAGCGACGCGGTGAAGCTGGCGGCGGTCAAGGAGCTTAAGGAACTCCATTCGCTTTCCAGCTACGATTTGATCCGCACGGCCATGCGCGAGGCCGACGCGGCAAAATCCACCGAGCTCGCGACCGAGGCCAAGGCGGCGCTCGTCGCGATCGACAATCACAAGTCCAACATCAACTTTTTTGGCACTCTTTTCCGGGGACTCAGCTTGGGAAGCATTCTGTTGATCGTGGCCATCGGCCTCGCGATTACCTTCGGCCTGATGGGTGTCATCAACATGGCGCACGGTGAGATGATCGCGATCGGTGCCTACACCACTTACCTCGTCGAAAATATTTTTGGCGCCGGTATCACGATTCCATTTTTCGGATTCAGCCTCGCGATACCGGGCATGAATACGACGGGGGCTTTTTATCAGACCTACTTTCTGTTCGCGCTGCCGTTGAGTTTTCTGACGGCCGCGGTGGTCGGGATCGGCCTTGAACGCAGCATCATTCGTTTTCTTTACCGCCGCCCGCTGGAAAGCTTGCTCGCAACATGGGGTGTTTCGCTCCTGCTCCAGCAAGGTCTCAAGCTTATGTTTGGCTCGAATAATGTGCAGGTCAGCAGCCCGAGCTACTTGAGCGGCAACTGGACTGTTAACGATATTATCTTCGGCTGGAATCGCGTGTTCGTGATCGGTTTCGCCGGACTGATCGTATTCGGCGTGTGGTTGATTCTCACCAAGACGCCCCTAGGTTTGCTGATCCGTTCGGTGATGCAGAACCGCGGTATGGCTTCCTGTATGGGCGTGCGCACAGAACGTGTGAACATGCTTACCTTCGGTCTGGGCAGTGGTCTCGCCGGCCTCGCCGGAGCGTTCATCAGCCAGATTGGCAACGTCGGTCCATCGCTTGGCCAGAACTACATCGTCGACTGTTTTATGACGGTCGTGGTGGGCGGCGTGGGCAATCTCGCCGGCACGATCTATAGCGCGCTTGGCATCGGTCTGGTCGATCAGTCGTTGCAGCAGATTTTGCTCAATCCCGTGCTCGGCAAGATTCTCGTGCTCGTGGCGATCATTCTGTTCCTGCAATGGCGTCCATCGGGTCTGTTTGTGACCCGAAGCCGCAATCTCGACGATTGATCACGCCAGTCCGCAACCCGCCTGTATTTCGACCATCGACTTCCGTTTAGCGCTTCCTCTTTCGCATGCCTTCACTTTCCACCCGCCACAAAATCGAGCTGATCGCCGTCGGCGTGATCGCGTTGTTTTTCATCGTGATCTTCCCGCTGCTCAATGCCCACGGCATGGTCAGCAACTTCACGATTAATCTTTGGGGCAAATACCTCTGCTACGCGCTCCTCGCGATCTCAGTCGATTTGCTCTGGGGTTACACCGGCCTGCTCAGTCTTGGCCAGGCGCTCTTCTTCAGTTTGGGCGGTTACATGATGGGCATGTATCTCATGCGCATGATCGGTGAGCTCGGCCAATACAAGAAACCGATTCCCGACTTCCTCGTGTTCCTCGGTTGGACGGATCTCCCGAAATTTTGGGTTCCGTTTTCGAGTTTCCCTTTTGCCGCCGCGATGATCCTGCTCCTGCCGGGCCTTCTGGCTTTGGTGTTTGGTTTCCTCGCTTTCCGGTCGCGAGTGAAGGGCGTTTATTTCTCCATTCTTACGCAGGCTCTCACGTATGGCGCGTCGCTGATGTTTTTCCGCAACGACATGCTGATGGGCGGCAACAACGGCTTCACGGATTTCAAGTTTATCCTCGGCTATGATCTGCGCGATGCCGTCACGCAACGCGGTCTGTTTATTGCCACGGCGGTGGTGCTGCTGATCGTTTATGTCGGACTTCGCGTGCTCAGCTACACGAAGTTCGGCTTGGTTCAGAAGGCCATCCGCGACGGAGAAAATCGTGTGCTCTTCAGCGGCTATGCGACTGCGCATTTTAAACTCTTTATTTTCCTCATCGCCGCTCTGATCGCTTCCATTGGCGGTGCGCTTTACGTTCCGCAGGTTGGCATCATCAACCCGTCCGAGATGACGCCGGACAAGTCCCTTGAAGCCGTCGTCTGGTGCGCGGTGGGCGGACGAGCCACGCTGATCGGTCCGATCATCGGCGCTATTGGTGTCAACTCGCTGAAGAGCTGGGCCTCCCGCGCGGCCCCCGACTACTGGCTCGTTATCCTTGGCGGTATGTTTGTCATCGTCGTGCTTTTGTTGCCCGGCGGCATCGTGAGCATTCCCGCACGCCTCAAGGCACTCTGGCAGCGGTTCAATAAAAAGCCTGCGGAGCCCGAACCGCCTAAACCTGCCGCTCCTCCGCAAGAACCCAACGTGACACCCGCTTCCACTCCATCCCTCTGATACGCCATGACCCAGCCTAAATACATGCTTACGGTCGAGGGCGTCTCGAAGACCTACGACGGTTTCAAGGCCATCACCGACCTGAATTTCTATCTCTTCGAAGGTGAACTGCGCACCGTCATCGGTCCGAACGGTGCCGGTAAATCCACCTTCTTCGATCTCATCACCGGTCGCGCCAAACCCGACAAGGGCAAGATCGAGTTCGGCATGAACACCGACCTCACCAAGATGAACGAATACGAGATCAACCGTCTCGGTATCGGCCGCAAGTTCCAGACGCCCTCGGTTTTCACCGAGCACACGGTTTATAACAACATCGTGCTCTCACTCGTCGGCTCGCGCGGCGTGTTCGCATCTATCTTCAAGCGCCTTTCCTCCACCGAGCGCGATCGTATCGACGAATTGCTCAAGTTGGTCCGTCTTGATACCAAGCGTGATTGGAAAGCCGGTATGCTGGCCCACGGAGAGAAGCAGTGGCTCGAGATCGGCATGCTCCTCGCCCAAGAGCCCAAGATTCTCTTGGTGGACGAACCCGCGGCGGGCATGACCGACGAGGAGACGCATCGCACCGGCGAACTCCTCATTTCGCTCGCCGGCAAGCACAGCATTGTCGTCATCGAGCATGACATGACTTTTGTTAAGCAGATCGCCCGTGACGGCCAGGTCACGGTCCTTCATCAAGGTAGTGTCTTGTGCGAAGGAAAATTCGATGCTGTTCAATCCAATCCGAAAGTCCGCGAAGTCTATCTCGGCCGCGGAAAAAGCGGCGGAAAATAATACGCGCTCCCCATGACCACGGAACCCGTTTCACTCACTTCTCCCAGCGCCATCACGACGCCTCCCTTGCTTCAGGTCACCAATGTCGAGACCGACATCGGTGGCTCGCGCATCCTTCGCGGGGTGAGCCTGGAGGTGCGCGCCGGCGAACTCGTCGCCCTGATGGGGCGCAATGGTGTCGGCAAGACGACCACGCTGCGTTCCATCACCGGCGTGCGCGGCATCCGCGCCGGCACCATCACACTTGATGGCAAACGCATCGACAAACTCTCCATCGATGCCCGCGCCCGGGCCGGCATCGGTTATGTCCCGCAAGGCCGTGATATTTTCCCGCACCTGACGATTGAGGAAAACCTTCGGGTCGGCCTGGTCGTCCACGGACGCAAGGGCACGGAGGCGAAGGATGCGCTTGAGCGGGTATTCACGCTATTCCCTGTCCTCAAGGAGATGCTGTCCCGCAAGGGCGGCGTGCTTTCCGGCGGACAACAGCAACAGCTTGCCATTGGTCGCGCGCTCCTGACCAAGCCGAAGCTCCTCATTTTGGATGAGCCGACCGAAGGCATCCAGCCGTCGATCATCGACCTGATCGGCGACACGTTAAAAAAGCTCAAGAACGAGGGCGAACTCTCCATTCTCCTCGTCGAGCAATACGTGGATTTTTGCCGTGAGATATCCGACCGCTTTTACGCGATGGATCGCGGTGCGGTGACGATTTCAGGCCCGATTTCCGCACTCACCGACGAAGTCGTTAAAGAGCACTTGCAGGTGTAAGACTTGATCTGCCGGATTGTAGCTCTGGACTCTCTGCTCTTAGCTCTCAGCTCGTCACTATGCACCTGACTCCCCGCGAACGCGAAAAGCTCCTCATCGTTACTGCCTCCGACCTGGCCCGACGTCGTCAGGCCCGCGGGCTGAAGCTCAACTATCCCGAGTCCATCGCCATCATCTCCTACGAGATCATGGAAGGGGCGCGTGACGGAAAAACCGTCGCCGAGCTCATGAGTTTCGGCACCACGCTGCTCACGCGCGACCAAGTCATGGAAGGCGTGCCCGAGATGATCCATGATGTGCAGGTCGAGGCCACGTTCCCCGACGGCACCAAACTCGTCACCGTTCACAATCCCATCCGCTGAGCCATGATCCCCGGTGAAATCATCACGGCGCCCGACGCCCCTGCGCTCGACGCCAACCTCGATCTCGAAACCAAGATCATTCAGGTCGCCAACACCGGCGATCGTCCGATTCAGGTCGGTTCGCATTATCACTTTTACGAGTCCAATGCGGGCCTGCGTTTCGATCGCGAGGCGACTCGTGGCTTTCGCTTGAACATTCCCGCCGGCACCGCCGTGCGCTTTGAGGCTGGCGATACCAAGCAAGTCGAACTCGTTGCGCTCACCGGCCTCCGCGAGGTCTGGGGACTCAACGCCAAGATCAACGGCAAACTCTGATCTACTGCTCACATTCCCCATGCCTCTTAAGCTTACCCGCCGCCAATATGCCGAGATGTTCGGCCCCACCGTCGGTGACCAAGTCCGCCTTGCTGACACCGAGCTCTTCATCCAAGTGGAACGCGACCTCATTGCCGAGGGCGGCGGTTATGGTAACGAAATCAAGTTCGGCGGCGGCAAGGTGCTGCGTGACGGCATGGGACAGTCGCCCACCGCCACCGATGCAGAATCGCTCGATCTGGTGATCACCAACGCGCTGATCCTTGATGCGAAGCTCGGCATCATCAAAGCCGACATCGGTATCAAGCACGGTCTCATCGTGGGTATCGGGCATGCCGGTAATCCCGGTATTCAGCGTGGCATCGGTTCGGTTTATCCCGATCCGAAGACGGGCAAAAAAAATCCGATGATCGTCGGTGCCGGCACCGAGGTATTGGCGGCCGAAGGCAACATCATCACGGCGGGCGGCATCGATACGCACATTCATTTTATCTGCCCTCAACAGATCGACGAAGCGATCAGCTCAGGCGTCACCACCATGATCGGCGGTGGCACCGGCCCCGCTCACGGCACGCTCGCCACGACCTGCACGCCGGGACGTTGGAATCTCCATCGCATGCTCGAAGCCGCCGAGGCTTATCCGATGAATCTCGGCTTCCTCGGCAAGGGGAACTGCGGCACCGCCCAACCGCTCCGCGATCAAGTCCTCGCCGGCGCCATCGGTCTCAAGCTCCACGAAGACTGGGGCACCACGCCTGCTGCCATTGATACGTGCCTCGGTGTTGCCGAGGAGTTTGATGTGCAGGTCGCCATCCATACCGATACGCTCAACGAAGCCGGTTTTGTCGAGGACACGCTGGCCGCCTTCAAGGGCCGTGCGATTCACACTTACCATTCCGAAGGCGCGGGCGGCGGGCACGCTCCCGATATCATTCGCGTATGTGGCGAGGCCAATGTCCTCCCGTCTTCGACCAACCCGACGCGTCCGTTCACGGTTAACACCATTGATGAGCATCTCGACATGCTGATGGTGTGCCATCACCTCGATCCGAAGATTCCCGAGGACGTGTCGTTCGCCGAGTCGCGCATCCGTCCCGAGACGATTGCCGCCGAGGATCGTCTGCACGACATCGGTGCGATCTCGATGATGTCGTCCGATTCACAGGCGATGGGCCGCATCGGTGAAGTCATCTGCCGAACCTGGCAGACGGCGCACAAGATGAAGATGCAGTTCGGCCCGCTCACGCATCCTTCGCATCCGGCCGCGGACAACTATCGCGCGCTGCGTTACGTGGCCAAATACACGATCAACCCGGCGATCACGCACGGCATGGGGCACATCATCGGCTCGGTGGAAGTCGGCAAGCTGGCGGATCTCGTGCTGTTTAAGCCTGCGCTCTTCGGCGTGAAACCCGAGCTGATTCTCAAGGGCGGGTTCATTGCGTGGGCGAACATGGGTGATCCCAATGCGTCGATTCCCACCCCGCAGCCGATGTTCTATCGTCCGATGTTTGGCGCAACCGCGCGTGGGGTTGCTTCGACCAGCCTGACCTTTGTTTCGGAAGCGGGTTTGCGCGACGGTGGGCTGCAGGAGCTCGGCCTCAAACGCCGTCTCGAAGCGGTGAAGAGCTGCCGCAGCGTGCGCAAGACCGACATGGTTCACAACGATGCCATGCCGAAGATCGTGGTCGATCCGGAGACCTATCACGTCACCGCCGACGGCGTGCACCTGACCTGCGAGCCGGCAAAAGTGCTGCCGATGGCCCAACGGTATTTCCTATTTTAATCGGCTTGTTGCAGGAGTGGCTTTACGGCGCGATGTTTCTGAACCGCGGCGTAAAGCCGCTCCTGCACCGCGAACTTCGTCATGATTTTGGTCTCAGCTCCCGTAATGTCTCCGGCGCTCGCGCTCCCCGTGGTGGAGCTGCGTGCCGAGCGGCGCACGTTGATGAAACGCCTGTGGCGAGGTGTGGCGGCGGACGGGACGGAATTCGGTTTCGAACTGGCTTCACCGCTCAAGCATGGAGACACGTTTTTTCAATCAGACACCGTGCGTTACGTGGCCGTGCAGGAATCGGAGCCCGTGCTGGAGATTCTGATGGGCGAACTGCCGGCCTCGGCAACAGCGGGAATCGGCTGGGCGGTGGGGAACTTGCACCTGGAGTTTTCATCCGAGGCGACGCGGTTACTCACGCCGGACGAACCGGCCGCCCGTCAGTTGTTCGCGCGGATTCAAATCGATTATACGCCGACTACCGCGGTATTTCGCCCGGGCCGGTTTAAACGCAGTGTCAGCACACCTCTCGTCGATGAGCTCGGCCCCAGTCACAAGCACTGACGCACGCTGGCTGGTCGGCCTCTTGCAGGCGGGTGATTCCTATTACCCGACGGGTGCTTACGCGCATTCGTTTGGGCTGGAAGGATTGGTTCAGTCCGGCGTGGTGCGCGATCGGACAACGCTGCGGGAGTTTGTCTTTTTATCGGTGCTGCCAAATCTGCGACAGGCCGAGTTGCCGCTCGCCGCACAGGCGTATGCGGCATTTGAGCCGACGGCTCCGGACTGGGCGAAGGTGGGTGAACTCTGTGTGCTGGCCCATGCGTTGAAGAGTGCGAAGGAAGCGCGCACTGCGACCGAGAATATCGGGCGTCAGCGGGCCGAACTCACCTCGACGCTTCATGCGCATCCTTTGGCGCAGGAGTATCTGAAACGTGCGGCCGAGGCCGGATGGCCGTTTTCATCGGCGATTTCAGCCGCTTTGGAGGGACGCGTGTTGGGCGCTCCATTGGAAGCGGTGCTGGTGGGAGTGATGTATTCATCGGTCGCCGGTCTGCTGGCGGCGTCGATGAAGGTGCTGCGTATCGGTCAGAATGCCACGCAGACACTGCTCACCGAGGCGCTGTCGCAGGCGCCCGCTTTGATTGATGCAGCCTCGGTCGTGCCGATGGATGAGATCGGTTGGTTTAACCCGTGGCTCGATATCGCGGCGGCTCGCCATGAGACCGCGGATGGCCGCATGTTTATTTCTTAAAACTATGTCTTCTCGTGCTCCTCGTATCGGCATTGGTGGTCCGGTTGGTTCCGGCAAGACGATGCTCTGTCTCAAGCTCTGCCAGCAGTTGCGCCTGCGTTACTCGATGGCGGTCGTGACCAACGATATCTACTGCTCCGAAGATGCGCAGTTTCTCGTTCAACACAGCGCGCTGCCGGCGGAACGCATCGCGGGTGTAGAGACGGGCGGGTGTCCGCACACGGCGATCCGTGATGACACGACGATGAACGAGCAGGCGTGCCGTGCGCTGGAGACGAAATTTCCCGACCTCGATCTCGTGCTGGTGGAGAGTGGCGGCGACAATCTCACGGCGACGTTTTCGCCGGAGCTGGTCGATCAATTCATCTACGTGATCGACGTGGCCGAGGGAGATAAAATCCCTCGCAAGGGTGGCCCGGCCATCCGGCACAGCGATCTGCTCATTATCAACAAAATCGATCTGGCTCCGCTAGTCGGCGCGGATCTCGGCGTGATGGACCGCGACTCCAAGATTCAGCGTGGGGCGAAGCCGTTTTTGTTTTGTGATCTGAAGCGTGAGCATAATCTCGACGCCGTCATCGCATGGATCGAGCGCGAGGTGTTGTTTGCACGTAAAGCGAAAGCCTGATGGCGCAGTTTCACGGACAACTCTTTCTGCGGGCCGAGGCGCGGGCCGACGGCCAAACGGCGATCGGTGCGCAGGCGTTTCGCGCGCCGTATCATGTGAGCAAACCTTACTGGGATACAGAGACGCGCACGCTGCTGGTGCAGGTCGTGAATCCGACGGCGGGGATTTTGTCGGGCGACCGGTTGGAGTCGTCCGTTGAAGTGGCCCCCGGCGCGGCGATGTTGCTGACGACGCCGAGTGCGAGCCGGGTTTTTAAAATGCGTGAAGGCGAGGCGAACAGCACGCAGCGGTTTGTCGTCGAAAGCGGCGGCTGGCTGGAGGTGTTGCCCGAGCCCGTGGTGCCGCATCGCGGAAGTGTGTTTCACCAACGCACCGAGTTGATCGTCGCCGCGGACGGGGCGGCGTTTTATGCCGACCTGCTTCTGCCCGGGCGCGTCGCGCACGGCGAAGCGTGGGAATGG
This window of the Rariglobus hedericola genome carries:
- a CDS encoding urease accessory protein UreE yields the protein MILVSAPVMSPALALPVVELRAERRTLMKRLWRGVAADGTEFGFELASPLKHGDTFFQSDTVRYVAVQESEPVLEILMGELPASATAGIGWAVGNLHLEFSSEATRLLTPDEPAARQLFARIQIDYTPTTAVFRPGRFKRSVSTPLVDELGPSHKH
- a CDS encoding urease accessory protein UreF translates to MSSAPVTSTDARWLVGLLQAGDSYYPTGAYAHSFGLEGLVQSGVVRDRTTLREFVFLSVLPNLRQAELPLAAQAYAAFEPTAPDWAKVGELCVLAHALKSAKEARTATENIGRQRAELTSTLHAHPLAQEYLKRAAEAGWPFSSAISAALEGRVLGAPLEAVLVGVMYSSVAGLLAASMKVLRIGQNATQTLLTEALSQAPALIDAASVVPMDEIGWFNPWLDIAAARHETADGRMFIS
- the ureG gene encoding urease accessory protein UreG, with protein sequence MSSRAPRIGIGGPVGSGKTMLCLKLCQQLRLRYSMAVVTNDIYCSEDAQFLVQHSALPAERIAGVETGGCPHTAIRDDTTMNEQACRALETKFPDLDLVLVESGGDNLTATFSPELVDQFIYVIDVAEGDKIPRKGGPAIRHSDLLIINKIDLAPLVGADLGVMDRDSKIQRGAKPFLFCDLKREHNLDAVIAWIEREVLFARKAKA
- a CDS encoding urease accessory protein UreD yields the protein MAQFHGQLFLRAEARADGQTAIGAQAFRAPYHVSKPYWDTETRTLLVQVVNPTAGILSGDRLESSVEVAPGAAMLLTTPSASRVFKMREGEANSTQRFVVESGGWLEVLPEPVVPHRGSVFHQRTELIVAADGAAFYADLLLPGRVAHGEAWEWKKLVLELDVRRDGERLLHERFEQDGAGLRALAALAGAGEGACFGNAVVIGPGLGAETAPAWRDQLHALHTDGVWLGASQLRLGGGWSIKFVAPDGVKLKQTLNAIRRILTPLCPHLACDARKL